One part of the Arabidopsis thaliana chromosome 1 sequence genome encodes these proteins:
- a CDS encoding uncharacterized protein (unknown protein; FUNCTIONS IN: molecular_function unknown; INVOLVED IN: biological_process unknown; LOCATED IN: cellular_component unknown; Has 30201 Blast hits to 17322 proteins in 780 species: Archae - 12; Bacteria - 1396; Metazoa - 17338; Fungi - 3422; Plants - 5037; Viruses - 0; Other Eukaryotes - 2996 (source: NCBI BLink).) yields MQMGYENPRTMYGVIITVYVDRQTTTVRSFQGRQKNDEGERFIERTWKRGIGKIRGYDRRANLLAYIRQKRAESLTGDSKCDVVESDNKPERLSPSPKKKKRRWIRRMMSKFRLPFLRPFRRKNRTWRYRHFDPDEEEGDARSKAKHNSDIWNKLKHMVGGLSRGCGRSRRDS; encoded by the exons aTGCAAATGGGATATGAAAATCCAAGGACTATGTACGGTGTGATCATCACCGTGTACGTTGATCGTCAAACGACGACCGTCCGATCATTTCAAGGGAGACAGAAGAATGATGAAGGGGAGAGATTCATTGAACGGACGTGGAAGCGTGGGATCGGAAAGATACGCGGTTATGATCGGAGAGCGAATCTGTTAGCTTATATTCGTCAGAAGAGGGCCGAGAGTCTCACCGGAGATTCGAAATGCGACGTCGTAGAGAGTGACAACAAGCCTGAACGGCTGAGTCCGAGTCCGAAG aagaagaaaagaaggtgGATAAGAAGAATGATGAGTAAGTTCCGGTTACCGTTTCTTCGGCCATTTCGCCGGAAAAATAGAACGTGGAGATACAGACATTTTGAtccagatgaagaagaaggagatgcaAGGAGCAAAGCTAAACACAACTCAGATATTTGG AATAAGCTAAAACATATGGTTGGAGGATTATCACGCGGCTGCGGACGAAGTAGAAGAGATTCGTGA
- a CDS encoding uncharacterized protein (unknown protein; FUNCTIONS IN: molecular_function unknown; INVOLVED IN: biological_process unknown; LOCATED IN: cellular_component unknown; Has 30201 Blast hits to 17322 proteins in 780 species: Archae - 12; Bacteria - 1396; Metazoa - 17338; Fungi - 3422; Plants - 5037; Viruses - 0; Other Eukaryotes - 2996 (source: NCBI BLink).): MQMGYENPRTMYGVIITVYVDRQTTTVRSFQGRQKNDEGERFIERTWKRGIGKIRGYDRRANLLAYIRQKRAESLTGDSKCDVVESDNKPERLSPSPKKKKRRWIRRMMSKFRLPFLRPFRRKNRTWRYRHFDPDEEEGDARSKAKHNSDIWVLHLFLSVFLIYTFLTKDCSMFF; the protein is encoded by the exons aTGCAAATGGGATATGAAAATCCAAGGACTATGTACGGTGTGATCATCACCGTGTACGTTGATCGTCAAACGACGACCGTCCGATCATTTCAAGGGAGACAGAAGAATGATGAAGGGGAGAGATTCATTGAACGGACGTGGAAGCGTGGGATCGGAAAGATACGCGGTTATGATCGGAGAGCGAATCTGTTAGCTTATATTCGTCAGAAGAGGGCCGAGAGTCTCACCGGAGATTCGAAATGCGACGTCGTAGAGAGTGACAACAAGCCTGAACGGCTGAGTCCGAGTCCGAAG aagaagaaaagaaggtgGATAAGAAGAATGATGAGTAAGTTCCGGTTACCGTTTCTTCGGCCATTTCGCCGGAAAAATAGAACGTGGAGATACAGACATTTTGAtccagatgaagaagaaggagatgcaAGGAGCAAAGCTAAACACAACTCAGATATTTGGGtacttcatctttttctttctgtttttctaatttatactTTTCTTACTAAAGATTGTTCTATGTTTTTCTGA
- a CDS encoding uncharacterized protein (unknown protein; Has 8 Blast hits to 8 proteins in 2 species: Archae - 0; Bacteria - 0; Metazoa - 0; Fungi - 0; Plants - 8; Viruses - 0; Other Eukaryotes - 0 (source: NCBI BLink).) encodes MQMGYENPRTMYGVIITVYVDRQTTTVRSFQGRQKNDEGERFIERTWKRGIGKIRGYDRRANLLAYIRQKRAESLTGDSKCDVVESDNKPERLSPSPKKKRRWIRRMMSKFRLPFLRPFRRKNRTWRYRHFDPDEEEGDARSKAKHNSDIWVLHLFLSVFLIYTFLTKDCSMFF; translated from the exons aTGCAAATGGGATATGAAAATCCAAGGACTATGTACGGTGTGATCATCACCGTGTACGTTGATCGTCAAACGACGACCGTCCGATCATTTCAAGGGAGACAGAAGAATGATGAAGGGGAGAGATTCATTGAACGGACGTGGAAGCGTGGGATCGGAAAGATACGCGGTTATGATCGGAGAGCGAATCTGTTAGCTTATATTCGTCAGAAGAGGGCCGAGAGTCTCACCGGAGATTCGAAATGCGACGTCGTAGAGAGTGACAACAAGCCTGAACGGCTGAGTCCGAGTCCGAAG aagaaaagaaggtgGATAAGAAGAATGATGAGTAAGTTCCGGTTACCGTTTCTTCGGCCATTTCGCCGGAAAAATAGAACGTGGAGATACAGACATTTTGAtccagatgaagaagaaggagatgcaAGGAGCAAAGCTAAACACAACTCAGATATTTGGGtacttcatctttttctttctgtttttctaatttatactTTTCTTACTAAAGATTGTTCTATGTTTTTCTGA
- a CDS encoding uncharacterized protein (unknown protein; Has 35333 Blast hits to 34131 proteins in 2444 species: Archae - 798; Bacteria - 22429; Metazoa - 974; Fungi - 991; Plants - 531; Viruses - 0; Other Eukaryotes - 9610 (source: NCBI BLink).) translates to MQMGYENPRTMYGVIITVYVDRQTTTVRSFQGRQKNDEGERFIERTWKRGIGKIRGYDRRANLLAYIRQKRAESLTGDSKCDVVESDNKPERLSPSPKKKRRWIRRMMSKFRLPFLRPFRRKNRTWRYRHFDPDEEEGDARSKAKHNSDIWNKLKHMVGGLSRGCGRSRRDS, encoded by the exons aTGCAAATGGGATATGAAAATCCAAGGACTATGTACGGTGTGATCATCACCGTGTACGTTGATCGTCAAACGACGACCGTCCGATCATTTCAAGGGAGACAGAAGAATGATGAAGGGGAGAGATTCATTGAACGGACGTGGAAGCGTGGGATCGGAAAGATACGCGGTTATGATCGGAGAGCGAATCTGTTAGCTTATATTCGTCAGAAGAGGGCCGAGAGTCTCACCGGAGATTCGAAATGCGACGTCGTAGAGAGTGACAACAAGCCTGAACGGCTGAGTCCGAGTCCGAAG aagaaaagaaggtgGATAAGAAGAATGATGAGTAAGTTCCGGTTACCGTTTCTTCGGCCATTTCGCCGGAAAAATAGAACGTGGAGATACAGACATTTTGAtccagatgaagaagaaggagatgcaAGGAGCAAAGCTAAACACAACTCAGATATTTGG AATAAGCTAAAACATATGGTTGGAGGATTATCACGCGGCTGCGGACGAAGTAGAAGAGATTCGTGA
- a CDS encoding forkhead box protein, putative (DUF1644) (FUNCTIONS IN: zinc ion binding; INVOLVED IN: biological_process unknown; LOCATED IN: intracellular; EXPRESSED IN: 24 plant structures; EXPRESSED DURING: 15 growth stages; CONTAINS InterPro DOMAIN/s: Zinc finger, C2H2-like (InterPro:IPR015880), Zinc finger, RING-type (InterPro:IPR001841), Protein of unknown function DUF1644 (InterPro:IPR012866); BEST Arabidopsis thaliana protein match is: Protein of unknown function (DUF1644) (TAIR:AT4G08460.3); Has 291 Blast hits to 270 proteins in 21 species: Archae - 0; Bacteria - 0; Metazoa - 17; Fungi - 0; Plants - 273; Viruses - 0; Other Eukaryotes - 1 (source: NCBI BLink).): MGKIKKVNQRGHIATPYPSPCCKKEWAGSTCPVCLESPHNAVLLLCSSYHKGCRPYMCATSSRFANCLDQYRKSYGNENSGQPELLCPLCRGQVKGWTVVKDARMHFNSKRRTCMQDNCSFLGNFRKLKKHMKEKHPHACPRAIDPALETKWKRLERERDRRDVISTIMSSTPGAVVLGDYVIEPHNRGVYDEEDEEEDYSSDDSLSNGILDLESSWQGQSHHIRFLDMESSDFASSSSSPASPSRSLHRLLFPRNQRGGNRGAV, from the exons ATGGGGAAAATCAAGAAAGTGAATCAAAGGGGTCATATTGCTACACCGTATCCATCACCATGTTGTAAGAAAGAATGGGCTGGCTCAACCTGTCCAGTATGCTTGGAGTCTCCACACAATGCGGTTCTTCTCCTGTGTTCGTCTTATCACAAAGGATGCCGTCCTTACATGTGTGCTACAAGCAGCCGTTTTGCCAACTGCCTTGATCAATACAGGAAATCCTACGGTAACGAAAACTCAGGACAACCCGAGCTTTTGTGTCCACTGTGTAGAGGTCAAGTGAAAGGCTGGACTGTTGTGAAAGATGCTCGGATGCATTTTAACTCCAAGAGAAGGACTTGTATGCAGGATAACTGTTCCTTTTTAGGAAATTTCCGAAAGCTCAAGAAACACATGAAGGAAAAACACCCACATGCTTGCCCAAGAGCCATTGATCCAGCTTTAGAAACTAAATGGAAGAGGCTTGAGAGGGAAAGAGACAGAAGAGACGTGATAAGCACGATAATGTCATCGACACCAGGTGCTGTTGTGTTGGGAGATTATGTGATAGAGCCGCATAACCGAGGTGtttatgatgaagaagacgaagaagaagattacagCTCAGATGACTCTCTAAGCAACGGGATACTGGATCTAGAATCATCATGGCAAGGACAAAGCCATCATATTCGGTTTCTTGATATGGAATCAAGTGACTTCGCATCCTCTTCCAGCTCCCCTGCTTCTCCAAGCCGTTCGCTTCACCGTTTGCTCTTTCCAAGGAACCAGAGAGGCGGCAATAGAG GAGCAGTATAA
- a CDS encoding forkhead box protein, putative (DUF1644) (FUNCTIONS IN: zinc ion binding; INVOLVED IN: biological_process unknown; LOCATED IN: intracellular; EXPRESSED IN: 24 plant structures; EXPRESSED DURING: 15 growth stages; CONTAINS InterPro DOMAIN/s: Zinc finger, C2H2-like (InterPro:IPR015880), Zinc finger, RING-type (InterPro:IPR001841), Protein of unknown function DUF1644 (InterPro:IPR012866); BEST Arabidopsis thaliana protein match is: Protein of unknown function (DUF1644) (TAIR:AT4G08460.3); Has 35333 Blast hits to 34131 proteins in 2444 species: Archae - 798; Bacteria - 22429; Metazoa - 974; Fungi - 991; Plants - 531; Viruses - 0; Other Eukaryotes - 9610 (source: NCBI BLink).), with amino-acid sequence MGKIKKVNQRGHIATPYPSPCCKKEWAGSTCPVCLESPHNAVLLLCSSYHKGCRPYMCATSSRFANCLDQYRKSYGNENSGQPELLCPLCRGQVKGWTVVKDARMHFNSKRRTCMQDNCSFLGNFRKLKKHMKEKHPHACPRAIDPALETKWKRLERERDRRDVISTIMSSTPGAVVLGDYVIEPHNRGVYDEEDEEEDYSSDDSLSNGILDLESSWQGQSHHIRFLDMESSDFASSSSSPASPSRSLHRLLFPRNQRGGNRGR; translated from the coding sequence ATGGGGAAAATCAAGAAAGTGAATCAAAGGGGTCATATTGCTACACCGTATCCATCACCATGTTGTAAGAAAGAATGGGCTGGCTCAACCTGTCCAGTATGCTTGGAGTCTCCACACAATGCGGTTCTTCTCCTGTGTTCGTCTTATCACAAAGGATGCCGTCCTTACATGTGTGCTACAAGCAGCCGTTTTGCCAACTGCCTTGATCAATACAGGAAATCCTACGGTAACGAAAACTCAGGACAACCCGAGCTTTTGTGTCCACTGTGTAGAGGTCAAGTGAAAGGCTGGACTGTTGTGAAAGATGCTCGGATGCATTTTAACTCCAAGAGAAGGACTTGTATGCAGGATAACTGTTCCTTTTTAGGAAATTTCCGAAAGCTCAAGAAACACATGAAGGAAAAACACCCACATGCTTGCCCAAGAGCCATTGATCCAGCTTTAGAAACTAAATGGAAGAGGCTTGAGAGGGAAAGAGACAGAAGAGACGTGATAAGCACGATAATGTCATCGACACCAGGTGCTGTTGTGTTGGGAGATTATGTGATAGAGCCGCATAACCGAGGTGtttatgatgaagaagacgaagaagaagattacagCTCAGATGACTCTCTAAGCAACGGGATACTGGATCTAGAATCATCATGGCAAGGACAAAGCCATCATATTCGGTTTCTTGATATGGAATCAAGTGACTTCGCATCCTCTTCCAGCTCCCCTGCTTCTCCAAGCCGTTCGCTTCACCGTTTGCTCTTTCCAAGGAACCAGAGAGGCGGCAATAGAGGTCGGTAA
- a CDS encoding Glycosyl hydrolase superfamily protein (Glycosyl hydrolase superfamily protein; FUNCTIONS IN: cation binding, hydrolase activity, hydrolyzing O-glycosyl compounds, catalytic activity; INVOLVED IN: carbohydrate metabolic process; LOCATED IN: anchored to membrane; CONTAINS InterPro DOMAIN/s: Glycoside hydrolase, catalytic core (InterPro:IPR017853), Glycoside hydrolase, family 17 (InterPro:IPR000490), Glycoside hydrolase, subgroup, catalytic core (InterPro:IPR013781); BEST Arabidopsis thaliana protein match is: Glycosyl hydrolase superfamily protein (TAIR:AT1G77790.1); Has 2108 Blast hits to 2097 proteins in 125 species: Archae - 0; Bacteria - 0; Metazoa - 3; Fungi - 4; Plants - 2094; Viruses - 0; Other Eukaryotes - 7 (source: NCBI BLink).), producing MFLIATLLFLSARLTTAGNMNSFAGVCYGRNGDNLPSPAKTVSLYKKINVGGIRLYEPFPDLIVSLQGTGLLVAIGPRNEAIKTLAEEYQFALNWDKTFIAPYKNVAFNWITVGNEVIEGEIGRYVPQAMKNIKAALTEIGNSKIHVTTVISTAALANSYPPSAGVFKPAITELITEIVSILSSTDSPLMVNVYPYFAYASDPSHVSLEYATFRSTSPVVTDGKYQYTNIFDATLDAFNVALEKINHGSVKVYVAETGWPTRGNDPYTSVENARAYNQGLLKKLTTGKGTPRRPNVPVITFFFEMFNEDLKQGAVEQSFGFFDPNMAPVYDMWNIARTSNASPSWVIWTNWVIWTMLITRLFY from the coding sequence ATGTTCCTCATAGCTacgcttctttttctttcagcCAGATTAACCACCGCCGGAAATATGAATTCCTTCGCCGGAGTATGTTATGGAAGAAATGGAGACAATCTCCCATCTCCAGCCAAAACTGTGTCTctatacaagaaaataaacgtCGGTGGGATAAGACTCTACGAGCCTTTCCCTGACCTCATCGTCTCATTACAAGGAACTGGTCTTCTTGTAGCCATCGGACCAAGAAACGAAGCAATCAAAACATTAGCCGAAGAATACCAATTTGCCTTAAATTGGGATAAAACATTTATAGCACCATACAAAAACGTAGCTTTCAATTGGATAACCGTGGGAAACGAAGTGATAGAAGGAGAGATCGGACGTTACGTGCCACAAGccatgaaaaatataaaagctGCGTTGACCGAAATCGGAAACTCAAAGATCCACGTCACCACTGTCATATCCACAGCCGCACTCGCTAACTCTTACCCACCATCAGCCGGAGTATTTAAACCGGCAATAACCGAACTTATAACCGAAATCGTATCGATTCTTAGCTCTACCGATTCACCGCTCATGGTCAACGTTTACCCTTATTTCGCTTACGCATCAGACCCTAGCCACGTGTCACTGGAATACGCAACGTTCCGTTCGACTTCACCGGTAGTGACCGACGGAAAATACCAATACACAAATATATTCGATGCAACGTTGGATGCTTTCAACGTGGCATTAGAGAAGATCAACCACGGAAGCGTGAAGGTCTACGTAGCGGAGACCGGTTGGCCTACTAGAGGGAATGATCCATACACAAGCGTGGAGAACGCTCGTGCTTATAACCAGGGGTTGCTTAAGAAACTAACCACAGGTAAGGGTACGCCAAGGCGGCCCAATGTTCCAGtgataacttttttcttcGAAATGTTCAATGAAGATTTGAAACAAGGAGCGGTTGAACAAAGCTTCGGATTCTTCGATCCTAATATGGCTCCTGTCTACGATATGTGGAATATAGCTAGGACAAGTAACGCTAGTCCTAGTTGGGTTATTTGGACTAATTGGGTTATTTGGACTATGCTCATAACTagattgttttattaa
- a CDS encoding Glycosyl hydrolase superfamily protein (Glycosyl hydrolase superfamily protein; FUNCTIONS IN: cation binding, hydrolase activity, hydrolyzing O-glycosyl compounds, catalytic activity; INVOLVED IN: carbohydrate metabolic process; LOCATED IN: endomembrane system; EXPRESSED IN: sperm cell, root; CONTAINS InterPro DOMAIN/s: Glycoside hydrolase, catalytic core (InterPro:IPR017853), Glycoside hydrolase, family 17 (InterPro:IPR000490), Glycoside hydrolase, subgroup, catalytic core (InterPro:IPR013781); BEST Arabidopsis thaliana protein match is: Glycosyl hydrolase superfamily protein (TAIR:AT1G77780.1); Has 2100 Blast hits to 2089 proteins in 124 species: Archae - 0; Bacteria - 0; Metazoa - 3; Fungi - 1; Plants - 2089; Viruses - 0; Other Eukaryotes - 7 (source: NCBI BLink).) encodes MDSKLIRFAVVIMLLSIQIFCTAGVAGDITGDCYGRNGNNLPTPADTVALYKSNNIDAIRMYEPFADMLEALRGSGLLVAFGPRNEDIQSLAHDPAAATNFVSTWITPYQNDVAIKWITIGNEVFPGEIAQFVAAAIKNVNVALTNSGVTGISVTTVLAMTALTNTYPPSAATFLPDLTEIMTEITSILSETNSPLMTNIYPYFAYASDPYHISLDYASFKSNTPVVIDGDLYYNNMFEAMVDGFNAALEKINAANVVVMVAETGWPTEGNPPHTSVDNAKAYNMGIRTCGRSAERKRTPRRQNTPVDVFLFAMFKENQKDGPVEQSFGIFAPDMTPVYDLFCKWR; translated from the exons ATGGATTCCAAACTAATCCGTTTCGCTGTTGTGATTATGCTCCTGTCCATCCAAATCTTTTGCACAGCGG GTGTTGCAGGGGACATCACCGGAGATTGTTACGGCCGGAACGGCAACAATCTCCCAACGCCGGCAGATACAGTTGCTCTATACAAAAGCAACAACATCGACGCAATCCGTATGTACGAGCCCTTCGCAGACATGCTCGAAGCGCTTCGTGGCTCAGGTCTCTTAGTCGCGTTTGGTCCACGAAACGAAGATATCCAATCCCTAGCTCACGATCCAGCCGCCGCAACAAATTTCGTCTCCACCTGGATTACACCTTACCAAAACGACGTTGCAATTAAATGGATCACAATTGGTAACGAAGTCTTCCCCGGAGAAATCGCTCAATTTGTTGCCGCCGCGATAAAAAACGTCAACGTCGCGCTAACGAATTCCGGCGTCACAGGAATCTCTGTCACGACGGTTTTAGCTATGACCGCGTTGACCAATACATATCCACCTTCCGCTGCAACATTCCTCCCAGATCTAACCGAGATCATGACGGAGATTACATCGATACTCTCAGAGACGAATTCGCCTCTCATGACGAATATCTACCCGTACTTCGCATACGCGTCAGATCCATATCACATCTCACTCGATTACGCTAGTTTCAAATCCAATACACCGGTAGTGATAGACGGTGATTTGTATTACAACAATATGTTTGAGGCGATGGTTGACGGATTCAATGCGGCGTTGGAGAAGATCAACGCCGCAAAcgtggtggtgatggtggcGGAGACGGGATGGCCGACGGAGGGAAATCCACCGCACACGAGTGTTGATAACGCGAAGGCCTATAATATGGGGATTCGAACATGTGGGAGATCTGCAGAACGGAAGCGGACGCCCCGCCGGCAAAACACGCCGGTTGACGTGTTTCTATTCGCAATGTTCAAAGAAAATCAGAAGGATGGTCCGGTGGAACAGAGTTTCGGAATCTTTGCACCTGATATGACTCCAGTCTACGATCTTTTTTGTAAATGGCGTTAA